From Deltaproteobacteria bacterium, the proteins below share one genomic window:
- the rpoH gene encoding RNA polymerase sigma factor RpoH → MQLPAVTDTLDLYISEINQFPILTAEEEFKLAVSFVKTNDMEAAEKLVTSNLRFVVKIAHEYRNYGIKLIDLIQEGNIGLMHAVKKFDPYRGYRLISYAVWWIRAYMQNYIMKTWSIVKIGTTQAQRKLFFKLAQAKRKLEGISEKNPEFKEIADLLNVKETEIEEMDLRLMNRDVSLDASIDDEGDSMYIDQLADEGISQEDALIRKQETALVKKNIDGALSHLNEREYYIIKHRTMAEKPETLQEIGDRFNITRERARQIEKEALRKLRTALPYLGEERGLLPER, encoded by the coding sequence ATGCAGCTTCCGGCAGTAACCGACACACTGGACCTTTACATATCCGAGATCAACCAGTTTCCCATTCTGACGGCCGAAGAGGAATTCAAACTTGCCGTCAGCTTCGTCAAGACGAACGACATGGAAGCGGCGGAGAAACTGGTCACGTCAAACCTGCGGTTCGTCGTAAAGATCGCCCACGAGTACAGGAACTACGGGATAAAACTGATAGACCTGATCCAGGAAGGCAACATCGGGCTCATGCACGCCGTAAAAAAATTCGATCCCTACAGGGGTTACCGCCTGATCTCCTATGCCGTGTGGTGGATCCGGGCCTACATGCAGAATTACATCATGAAGACATGGAGCATCGTGAAGATCGGCACGACGCAGGCCCAGCGCAAGCTTTTCTTCAAGCTCGCCCAGGCAAAACGCAAGCTTGAGGGAATATCTGAAAAAAATCCGGAATTCAAAGAAATAGCGGACCTGCTCAACGTCAAGGAAACGGAAATAGAGGAAATGGACCTGCGGTTGATGAACCGCGATGTCTCTCTCGACGCTTCCATCGATGATGAAGGCGATTCAATGTACATCGATCAGCTCGCCGATGAGGGGATCAGCCAGGAAGACGCCCTTATCAGGAAGCAAGAAACGGCACTGGTCAAGAAAAACATCGACGGGGCGCTCTCTCATCTGAACGAGCGCGAATATTACATCATCAAACACAGGACAATGGCGGAAAAACCGGAAACCTTGCAGGAGATCGGCGATCGCTTCAACATCACGCGGGAACGGGCCCGCCAGATCGAAAAGGAAGCCCTGAGAAAGCTCCGGACGGCCCTGCCCTATCTGGGAGAAGAACGGGGGCTTTTGCCGGAGCGGTAG